A single region of the Lotus japonicus ecotype B-129 chromosome 4, LjGifu_v1.2 genome encodes:
- the LOC130714217 gene encoding type IV inositol polyphosphate 5-phosphatase 9-like isoform X1, which produces MWPTLVANKILKKRLGSNNFIADYPRYEEPLLGIADIDHSSKTVLNDHKDTQKYKVFVSTWNVGGVAPDEDLNIDDLLETDNHSCDIYILGFQEVVPLKASNVFGSENNKISTNWNSIVREALNKRTHKKDKDQGDVKNQEIKNICPYEEEGPQDFQCIISKQMVGIFITVWTRRDLRAFIRHPSVSCVGCGIMGCLGNKQGSVSVRFQLHETSFCFVCSHLASGGREGDEKCRNSNVAEIFSRTTFPRGPLFDLPRTILDHDHVILLGDLNYRISLPEETTRSLVETRDWDSLLENDQLMMELMAGKILKGWHEGVIKFAPTYKYFPNSDMYYGCFCHGKKPEKRRAPAWCDRIVWYGKGLKQLQYARSESKLSDHRPVKAVFSAEVRVLPELTRVQSLFLSERFEQIESPFEVSTTDEFVFRKKTSSFRL; this is translated from the exons ATGTGGCCTACATTAGTGGCTAATAAGATACTCAAAAAGCGATTAGGAAGCAACAACTTCATAGCAGATTATCCTAGATATGAAGAACCCTTGTTGGGTATTGCAGACATTGATCATAGCTCAAAAACAGTTCTCAATGATCACAAGGACACACAAAAATACAA GGTATTTGTCAGCACATGGAACGTTGGTGGAGTTGCACCAGatgaagatttgaatatagatGATTTGTTGGAGACAGATAACCACTCTTGTGACATCTATATACTTGG GTTTCAAGAAGTGGTTCCTCTAAAAGCCTCAAATGTGTTTGGATCTGAAAATAATAAGATTTCTACAAACTGGAATTCCATAGTCAGGGAAGCTCTGAACAAGAGAACACACAAGAAGGACAAAGATCAAGGTGATGTTAAAAACCAGGAGATAAAGAATATTTGTCCTTATGAAGAAGAAGGCCCACAAGATTTCCAATGTATCATTAGCAAGCAAATGGTTGGAATATTCATAACTGTGTGGACAAGGAGAGATCTTCGTGCATTCATTAGGCATCCAAGTGTCTCATGTGTTGGTTGTGGCATAATGGGATGCTTAGGAAACAAG CAGGGTTCAGTTTCAGTGAGGTTTCAGTTACATGAAACAAGCTTCTGCTTTGTGTGCAGCCATCTAGCTTCAGGGGGCAGAGAAGGGGATGAGAAATGTAGGAACTCTAATGTTGCTGAAATCTTTTCAAGGACCACATTTCCTAGAGGCCCTTTATTTGATTTGCCAAGAACAATTCTAGATCATGA TCATGTAATATTGCTTGGAGATTTAAATTATAGAATTTCTCTACCAGAAGAAACAACACGCTCACTTGTTGAAACAAGGGACTGGGATTCCTTATTAGAAAATGATCAG CTAATGATGGAGCTAATGGCCGGAAAAATATTAAAAGGATGGCACGAAGGAGTAATCAAATTTGCTCCTACCTACAAGTATTTTCCAAATTCAGACATGTACTATGGCTGTTTTTGTCATGGAAAAAAGCCAGAGAAGAGGAGAGCACCAGCATG GTGTGATCGAATAGTATGGTACGGGAAGGGTTTAAAGCAACTTCAGTATGCTAGAAGTGAATCAAAACTATCAGATCACAGGCCTGTTAAAGCAGTGTTTTCAGCAGAAGTCAGGGTTTTACCAGAGTTGACAAGGGTGCAAAGCTTGTTTCTATCAGAAAGATTCGAGCAAATTGAATCTCCTTTTGAAGTTTCCACCACTGATGAATTTGTATTTAGGAAAAAAACATCAAGCTTCCGGTTGTAA
- the LOC130715666 gene encoding type IV inositol polyphosphate 5-phosphatase 9-like has protein sequence MGCLGNKQGSVSVRFQLHETSFCFVCSHLASGGREGDEKCRNSNVAEIFSRTTFPRGPLFDLPRTILDHDHVILLGDLNYRISLPEETTRSLVETRDWDSLLENDQLMMELMAGKILKGWHEGVIKFAPTYKYFPNSDMYYGCFCHGKKPEKRRAPAWCDRIVWYGKGLKQLQYARSESKLSDHRPVKAVFSAEVRVLPELTRVQSLFLSERFEQIESPFEVSTTDEFVFRKKTSSFRL, from the exons ATGGGATGCTTAGGAAACAAG CAGGGTTCAGTTTCAGTGAGGTTTCAGTTACATGAAACAAGCTTCTGCTTTGTGTGCAGCCATCTAGCTTCAGGGGGCAGAGAAGGGGATGAGAAATGTAGGAACTCTAATGTTGCTGAAATCTTTTCAAGGACCACATTTCCTAGAGGCCCTTTATTTGATTTGCCAAGAACAATTCTAGATCATGA TCATGTAATATTGCTTGGAGATTTAAATTATAGAATTTCTCTACCAGAAGAAACAACACGCTCACTTGTTGAAACAAGGGACTGGGATTCCTTATTAGAAAATGATCAG CTAATGATGGAGCTAATGGCCGGAAAAATATTAAAAGGATGGCACGAAGGAGTAATCAAATTTGCTCCTACCTACAAGTATTTTCCAAATTCAGACATGTACTATGGCTGTTTTTGTCATGGAAAAAAGCCAGAGAAGAGGAGAGCACCAGCATG GTGTGATCGAATAGTATGGTACGGGAAGGGTTTAAAGCAACTTCAGTATGCTAGAAGTGAATCAAAACTATCAGATCACAGGCCTGTTAAAGCAGTGTTTTCAGCAGAAGTCAGGGTTTTACCAGAGTTGACAAGGGTGCAAAGCTTGTTTCTATCAGAAAGATTCGAGCAAATTGAATCTCCTTTTGAAGTTTCCACCACTGATGAATTTGTATTTAGGAAAAAAACATCAAGCTTCCGGTTGTAA
- the LOC130714217 gene encoding type IV inositol polyphosphate 5-phosphatase 9-like isoform X2 — translation MWPTLVANKILKKRLGSNNFIADYPRYEEPLLGIADIDHSSKTVLNDHKDTQKYKVFVSTWNVGGVAPDEDLNIDDLLETDNHSCDIYILGFQEVVPLKASNVFGSENNKISTNWNSIVREALNKRTHKKDKDQGDVKNQEIKNICPYEEEGPQDFQCIISKQMVGIFITVWTRRDLRAFIRHPSVSCVGCGIMGCLGNKGSVSVRFQLHETSFCFVCSHLASGGREGDEKCRNSNVAEIFSRTTFPRGPLFDLPRTILDHDHVILLGDLNYRISLPEETTRSLVETRDWDSLLENDQLMMELMAGKILKGWHEGVIKFAPTYKYFPNSDMYYGCFCHGKKPEKRRAPAWCDRIVWYGKGLKQLQYARSESKLSDHRPVKAVFSAEVRVLPELTRVQSLFLSERFEQIESPFEVSTTDEFVFRKKTSSFRL, via the exons ATGTGGCCTACATTAGTGGCTAATAAGATACTCAAAAAGCGATTAGGAAGCAACAACTTCATAGCAGATTATCCTAGATATGAAGAACCCTTGTTGGGTATTGCAGACATTGATCATAGCTCAAAAACAGTTCTCAATGATCACAAGGACACACAAAAATACAA GGTATTTGTCAGCACATGGAACGTTGGTGGAGTTGCACCAGatgaagatttgaatatagatGATTTGTTGGAGACAGATAACCACTCTTGTGACATCTATATACTTGG GTTTCAAGAAGTGGTTCCTCTAAAAGCCTCAAATGTGTTTGGATCTGAAAATAATAAGATTTCTACAAACTGGAATTCCATAGTCAGGGAAGCTCTGAACAAGAGAACACACAAGAAGGACAAAGATCAAGGTGATGTTAAAAACCAGGAGATAAAGAATATTTGTCCTTATGAAGAAGAAGGCCCACAAGATTTCCAATGTATCATTAGCAAGCAAATGGTTGGAATATTCATAACTGTGTGGACAAGGAGAGATCTTCGTGCATTCATTAGGCATCCAAGTGTCTCATGTGTTGGTTGTGGCATAATGGGATGCTTAGGAAACAAG GGTTCAGTTTCAGTGAGGTTTCAGTTACATGAAACAAGCTTCTGCTTTGTGTGCAGCCATCTAGCTTCAGGGGGCAGAGAAGGGGATGAGAAATGTAGGAACTCTAATGTTGCTGAAATCTTTTCAAGGACCACATTTCCTAGAGGCCCTTTATTTGATTTGCCAAGAACAATTCTAGATCATGA TCATGTAATATTGCTTGGAGATTTAAATTATAGAATTTCTCTACCAGAAGAAACAACACGCTCACTTGTTGAAACAAGGGACTGGGATTCCTTATTAGAAAATGATCAG CTAATGATGGAGCTAATGGCCGGAAAAATATTAAAAGGATGGCACGAAGGAGTAATCAAATTTGCTCCTACCTACAAGTATTTTCCAAATTCAGACATGTACTATGGCTGTTTTTGTCATGGAAAAAAGCCAGAGAAGAGGAGAGCACCAGCATG GTGTGATCGAATAGTATGGTACGGGAAGGGTTTAAAGCAACTTCAGTATGCTAGAAGTGAATCAAAACTATCAGATCACAGGCCTGTTAAAGCAGTGTTTTCAGCAGAAGTCAGGGTTTTACCAGAGTTGACAAGGGTGCAAAGCTTGTTTCTATCAGAAAGATTCGAGCAAATTGAATCTCCTTTTGAAGTTTCCACCACTGATGAATTTGTATTTAGGAAAAAAACATCAAGCTTCCGGTTGTAA
- the LOC130713339 gene encoding uncharacterized protein LOC130713339: MGSVLFRDERGDLTFGATKRFYTTKPILAEALALREAVLTASNMQIGKIIFESDNLQLVEACLRRKTVGVIQNIVEDILTWKRNFPNWGFTWTGRSGNQSAHALARLALHNSLPPSWFWKPPDDLRAALSLDKQRSQVYRVRGRAVQDGRRRA, encoded by the coding sequence ATGGGAAGTGTCTTATTTAGAGATGAAAGAGGAGACCTCACCTTTGGAGCCACCAAGCGGTTCTACACAACCAAGCCTATCCTAGCTGAAGCTTTAGCTCTTCGTGAAGCAGTTCTTACAGCCTCAAACATGCAGAttggaaaaattatttttgaatcaGACAACCTTCAATTGGTGGAAGCTTGCTTAAGGAGAAAAACAGTAGGGGTAATTCAAAATATAGTGGAAGATATACTCACTTGGAAGAGGAATTTCCCCAATTGGGGTTTCACCTGGACGGGGAGATCAGGAAACCAGAGTGCTCATGCCTTAGCTCGCTTGGCACTCCATAACTCACTACCTCCTTCTTGGTTTTGGAAGCCTCCTGATGATTTGAGAGCTGCCTTGAGTCTGGACAAGCAACGATCTCAAGTGTATAGAGTAAGGGGAAGAGCAGTTCAAGATGGTAGAAGAAGAGCTTGA